Proteins from one Mercurialis annua linkage group LG7, ddMerAnnu1.2, whole genome shotgun sequence genomic window:
- the LOC130014837 gene encoding uncharacterized protein LOC130014837, whose product MTRLTKKQRDKINVASELSDDDWEGHESLLDDQEKTTTIKLSTEGKPRNGRMGSCVSGRKVVVVTDSDGDESFQSAPQSLEDHLIMHYPKGCAKELFLASQAIGLLGMIVEDEHCAHEIYQDFITVFLEDLVSDTKKFKILDSLAIVTFFGSQNVEDTEKAMHIIWDFLIGQKHSATALAAAISAWSFLLSSMEGWKINQNYWKGAIAYLSNLLEEEDDECVYVAAAEALALIFETDSIDKFSTDDSFKQGLKESITEKLRCQAMKATEDVGKQEAIKDVLKHFEAGGKSLEAYAEFGGDELVLSTWTQRIQLKFVKSFLGEDGFVRHMKENEILQSVFEFTPIDDYSRNRVCSPERTVMTLRFFEKIDCSMLSFMSKEKKQLLKRMTLSSNSCLNKARTRLLNKQRMLQLGNEYED is encoded by the exons ATGACGAGGTTAACCAAAAAGCAACGTGACAAGATCAATGTTGCTTCTGAACTCAGTGATGATGATTGGGAAGGCCACGAAAGTTTGCTTGATGATCAAGAAAAGACGACAACCATCAAGCTTAGCACTGAAGGGAAGCCAAGAAACGGGCGAATGGGTAGCTGTGTCAGTGGTCGAAAAGTTGTTGTCGTTACTGATAGCGATGGTGACGAGAGTTTCCAAAGTGCGCCTCAGTCGCTGGAGGATCATTTGATTATGCATTATCC GAAAGGTTGTGCAAAAGAATTATTCTTGGCATCCCAAGCAATCGGATTGTTGGGGATGATTGTGGAAGACGAACACTGTGCCCATGAAATTTATCAAGACTTTATTACTGTGTTTTTAGAGGATCTTGTTTCTGATACCAAAAAGTTCAAGATTTTGGATTCTTTAGCCATTGTCACTTTCTTTGGTTCACAGAATGTAGAGGACACAGAAAAAGCTATGCACATCATATGGGATTTCCTGATTGGCCAAAAGCATTCGGCAACTGCTCTAGCTGCAGCAATTTCTGCTTGGTCCTTTCTTCTTTCCTCAATGGAAGGGTGGAAGATTAATCAAAACTACTGGAAAGGTGCAATTGCGTACCTGTCAAATCTGCTGGAGGAGGAGGATGATGAATGTGTCTATGTCGCAGCAGCTGAGGCATTGGCGCTGATATTCGAGACTGATAGCATAGACAAGTTCTCAACTGACGATTCGTTCAAACAGGGGTTGAAAGAAAGCATAACAGAGAAGCTGAGGTGCCAGGCTATGAAAGCAACTGAAGATGTAGGAAAACAAGAGGCAATAAaggatgttttgaaacattttgagGCTGGAGGTAAATCCTTAGAAGCATATGCGGAATTTGGAGGAGATGAACTGGTATTGTCGACATGGACTCAGAGAATACAGCTGAAGTTTGTCAAGAGTTTTCTCGGAGAAGATGGATTTGTCAGGCacatgaaagaaaatgaaatccTGCAGTCTGTTTTCGAGTTTACACCCATTGATGATTATTCTAGAAATAGAGTTTGCTCACCGGAGAGAACAGTGATGACTCTCCGCTTCTTCGAAAAGATAGACTGCTCGATGCTATCTTTCATGAGCAAAGAGAAGAAACAGCTCCTCAAGAGAATGACTTTGTCGTCCAACTCTTGCTTGAACAAGGCCAGGACTCGGTTACTGAACAAGCAGAGAATGCTACAATTAGGGAATGAATATGAAGATTAA
- the LOC126657036 gene encoding uncharacterized mitochondrial protein AtMg00810-like, giving the protein MQLPPGFQTSFGKVCKLQKSLYGLKQPSRQWNAKLTTALLSQDDIILASNSINDIDQIKDFLHSIFSIKDLGKLKYFLGFEVAKSAVGISLSQRKYTMDLLEEIGLLAAKPLNTPMIISSILQKDDSALLSDNTVYRKLVSKLLYLCNTRPDLSFAVQQLSQFLDCPTTLHLQASHRVLRYLKKSPGQGLLFNVSTNNHISAFSDADWATCPDSRKSVSGVCFFLGKSLICWRSKKQSTVSRSSSEAEYRALAALSCELRLLAYLFKDLHQSVPIPFQQYCDSNSAIQLAKNHFFFHERIKYIEINYHVVKEKLQSNLIHLLPVSNTDQLADGFTKALAPHSFASTLSKLGIFDLYAPP; this is encoded by the exons ATGCAATTGCCACCTGGTTTTCAAACTTCTTTTGGCAAAGTCTGCAAATTGCAGAAGTCTTTATATGGTCTGAAGCAGCCTAGTCGGCAGTGGAATGCTAAGTTAACTACTGCTCTACTTTCTCAGG ATGACATTATCCTAGCTAGCAACTCAATTAATGACATTGATCAAATCAAGGATTTCCTACATTCCATATTTAGCATTAAGGACTTgggaaaattgaaatatttccTTGGTTTTGAAGTAGCTAAATCAGCTGTTGGTATTAGTCTATCTCAGAGGAAATACACTATGGACCTCTTAGAAGAAATTGGTTTGTTAGCTGCAAAACCACTCAACACTCCTATGATAATCTCTTCTATATTGCAGAAAGATGATTCTGCTCTCCTCTCAGATAACACAGTCTACAGAAAATTGGTTAGTAAACTGCTTTACTTATGCAATACTCGTCCAGATTTGTCTTTTGCAGTCCAACAATTGTCACAATTCTTAGATTGTCCTACTACTTTGCATCTACAAGCTTCCCACAGAGTACTTAGATACTTGAAGAAATCTCCAGGCCAGGGTCTTCTCTTCAACGTCTCTACTAATAATCACATCTCTGCATTCTCAGATGCTGACTGGGCCACTTGTCCTGATTCTAGAAAATCAGTCTCAGGTGTTTGTTTTTTCCTTGGGAAATCTCTTATTTGTTGGAGATCCAAAAAGCAATCAACAGTTTCAAGGTCTAGCTCAGAGGCAGAATATAGAGCTCTTGCAGCCTTATCCTGTGAACTGCGATTGTTGGCATATCTTTTTAAAGACCTTCACCAGTCTGTGCCTATTCCCTTTCAACAATACTGCGACAGTAATTCTGCTATTCAGCTTGCCaagaatcattttttttttcacgaaagaataaaatatattgagATTAACTACCATGTGGTAAAGGAAAAACTTCAATCCAATCTCATTCATTTGCTTCCAGTTTCAAATACTGATCAGCTTGCAGATGGATTCACGAAGGCACTTGCTCCTCATTCTTTTGCTTCAACATTATCCAAGCTGGGCATCTTTGATCTATATGCTCCACCTTGA